A part of Corynebacterium mustelae genomic DNA contains:
- the hisS gene encoding histidine--tRNA ligase gives MTDKKLSKIAAPKGVPDYIPPVSAEFITIRDTFAHQVRLAGYDHIELPIFEETALFARGVGESTDVVSKEMYTFADRGDRMVTLRPEGTAGVMRVVIEHNLDRGQLPVKLSYYGPFFRYERPQAGRYRQLQQVGVEAIGVDDPALDAEVIALADRCFRSIGLSGYRLELTSLGDSSCRPAYREKLQEFLFTLPLDDETRRRAEINPLRVLDDKRPEVKEMTAEAPLMLDYLSDESRSHFETVTGLLEDLGVRYQINPRMVRGLDYYTKTCFEFVHDGLGAQSGIGGGGRYDGLMAQLGGQELSGIGFGLGVDRALLALQAEQKSVSDGSRVDVFGVALGSVAKKRMVLLVDALRAAGIRADMSYGDRGLKGAMKGADRAGAKFALVLGESELETGTVAVKNLRDHEQETIALESAVETISALIDNEA, from the coding sequence GTGACTGACAAGAAGCTTTCTAAAATTGCGGCACCAAAAGGTGTGCCGGACTATATTCCGCCAGTATCTGCCGAATTTATCACCATCCGGGATACGTTTGCGCACCAGGTTAGGCTTGCGGGATACGATCATATTGAGCTTCCCATTTTTGAAGAAACGGCGTTGTTTGCCCGAGGCGTTGGTGAATCTACGGACGTTGTGTCGAAGGAAATGTATACGTTTGCGGATCGAGGCGACCGCATGGTTACGCTTCGCCCCGAGGGCACAGCTGGGGTAATGCGCGTGGTCATTGAACACAACTTGGACCGGGGTCAGTTGCCCGTGAAGTTAAGCTACTACGGGCCGTTTTTCCGCTATGAACGTCCGCAAGCCGGACGTTACCGACAACTGCAACAGGTGGGTGTGGAAGCCATCGGGGTTGACGATCCCGCGCTAGATGCTGAGGTTATCGCCTTGGCTGACCGTTGTTTTAGAAGCATCGGGCTTTCTGGCTACCGCTTGGAGCTGACATCGCTGGGTGATAGCAGCTGCCGACCAGCGTATCGGGAGAAGTTGCAGGAATTTCTGTTTACATTGCCGCTAGATGACGAAACCCGACGTCGCGCGGAGATAAATCCACTGCGGGTGCTTGATGATAAGCGCCCGGAGGTCAAAGAAATGACCGCAGAAGCTCCACTTATGCTGGACTATCTTTCGGATGAAAGCCGCTCTCACTTTGAAACCGTCACCGGCTTGCTAGAGGATTTGGGGGTGAGATACCAGATCAATCCACGCATGGTTCGAGGCTTGGACTATTACACCAAAACCTGCTTCGAATTTGTCCACGATGGTCTTGGGGCACAATCTGGTATCGGTGGCGGTGGTCGCTATGATGGGTTGATGGCTCAGCTAGGCGGACAAGAGCTTTCCGGTATCGGTTTTGGATTGGGGGTCGACCGTGCATTACTGGCCTTGCAAGCAGAGCAGAAATCAGTTTCTGATGGTAGCCGGGTCGACGTGTTCGGTGTTGCCTTGGGTAGTGTGGCTAAGAAACGCATGGTTTTGCTTGTCGACGCCCTACGTGCCGCTGGTATCCGTGCAGACATGAGTTACGGCGATCGGGGATTGAAGGGTGCTATGAAGGGTGCTGACCGGGCGGGCGCGAAGTTCGCTTTAGTTCTTGGCGAAAGCGAACTGGAAACCGGGACGGTTGCGGTGAAGAATTTGCGCGATCACGAGCAAGAAACCATTGCGCTGGAAAGCGCGGTGGAGACCATTTCCGCCTTGATCGACAACGAGGCCTAG
- a CDS encoding MBL fold metallo-hydrolase — protein sequence MEIFGFPAGPYQTNCFVAVDNAKATVIDPGMHAAKQLIEYFTKNGIELERIVLTHGHIDHTRDAGTLAARYGVPVYIHQADAFMLERGEGVSRESQILFDAENMTPIKDLRFFDDEDRIDIGGEKFVVKHAPGHSPGCVMIVGEEVVFSGDVLFQGSIGRTDLPHSSHSDMMESLHKQVMGLSDDLQVLPGHGSVTTVRAEKRGNPFLVDFA from the coding sequence ATGGAGATTTTCGGTTTTCCCGCAGGACCTTATCAAACGAATTGTTTTGTTGCTGTTGACAACGCAAAAGCAACAGTCATTGATCCAGGTATGCACGCTGCTAAGCAGCTGATTGAATACTTTACGAAAAATGGGATCGAGCTGGAGCGGATTGTTCTAACCCACGGGCATATAGATCACACTCGCGATGCTGGCACTCTTGCCGCGCGCTACGGGGTGCCAGTGTATATCCATCAGGCGGATGCGTTTATGCTAGAACGAGGGGAGGGAGTATCCCGCGAATCCCAGATTTTATTTGATGCGGAAAACATGACCCCTATCAAGGATCTCCGGTTTTTTGACGATGAAGATCGGATTGATATTGGCGGTGAAAAATTTGTCGTAAAACATGCGCCGGGGCATTCGCCAGGCTGCGTGATGATAGTGGGGGAGGAAGTCGTTTTTAGTGGCGATGTGCTATTTCAAGGATCAATTGGGCGCACTGATCTGCCGCATTCTTCGCATTCCGACATGATGGAGTCGTTGCATAAACAGGTTATGGGACTATCGGACGACCTTCAGGTGCTACCGGGGCACGGTTCGGTGACAACAGTTCGGGCGGAAAAACGTGGCAATCCATTTTTGGTTGACTTTGCCTAA
- the tpx gene encoding thiol peroxidase codes for MAKTHFKGTPVNTAGDLPPVGSKIPAFTVVGTNLADITEGSFPGKRVVLNIFPSIDTGVCAQSVRRFNEEVSRLENANVLCISADLPFALDRFCGAEGIENVTAASSFRSSFGSDFGVTLMESPLAGLLARAVIVVDEDGTVLHSQLVDEIGHEPDYDAAIAALN; via the coding sequence ATGGCTAAAACTCATTTCAAAGGCACCCCAGTAAACACTGCTGGAGACTTGCCACCAGTAGGAAGTAAAATCCCAGCTTTTACAGTAGTTGGTACGAACCTGGCTGATATCACCGAAGGTTCGTTTCCGGGAAAACGCGTCGTTTTAAACATCTTCCCCTCAATCGACACTGGTGTTTGCGCCCAATCGGTTCGTCGATTCAACGAGGAGGTCTCGCGGCTGGAGAATGCCAACGTGCTCTGTATTTCCGCAGACTTGCCGTTTGCTTTGGATCGGTTCTGCGGCGCCGAGGGAATTGAAAATGTTACGGCGGCTTCTTCTTTCCGCTCCAGCTTCGGATCTGATTTTGGTGTCACTTTGATGGAATCCCCATTGGCTGGATTGCTGGCCCGTGCGGTTATTGTTGTCGACGAAGACGGTACTGTACTGCATTCCCAACTGGTTGATGAGATTGGTCATGAGCCAGATTACGATGCCGCCATTGCAGCTTTGAACTAG
- a CDS encoding VOC family protein: MKPDLSPYLAFDGCARDALEFYATVLGGKPVIETYADFRPDVAAENQDLVLYGVLRSPHGFIIRATDVLSNEELRIGNNHYLCLNGDDQDLLQPCWNLLAESASAITVPLEQAPWGDLYGQLVDQFGIIWQINIGDSP; this comes from the coding sequence GTGAAACCCGATCTAAGCCCGTATCTAGCATTTGATGGCTGCGCACGAGACGCCCTCGAATTTTACGCAACAGTACTCGGTGGTAAACCCGTGATTGAGACATACGCTGACTTCCGGCCGGATGTTGCCGCAGAAAACCAGGACCTAGTTTTATACGGAGTTCTGCGCAGTCCGCACGGGTTCATCATTCGTGCAACCGACGTTCTCTCTAACGAAGAACTACGAATTGGAAACAACCACTACCTCTGCCTCAATGGCGATGATCAAGATTTATTGCAACCGTGTTGGAACCTTTTAGCCGAGTCCGCTTCTGCCATTACGGTTCCGTTGGAACAGGCACCATGGGGAGATCTCTACGGTCAATTAGTCGATCAATTCGGAATTATTTGGCAAATAAATATCGGAGATTCCCCTTAA
- a CDS encoding peptidylprolyl isomerase → MSDNKQRRQEAMKNLEKEINSRDRSEKMKPLGVVVSAALAIVLIVVGIVFATKYTGSEESIEASGAPTPSELMPEQNLSPISLARKNPLPETVTCAYNEDGSEAAKKVSLPATDNVPTSGTANVALQTNKGTIDLELDRAVSPCTVNAITHLAAEGYYNDTVCHRLTTSGIKVLQCGDPSGSGAGGPGFQFANEFPTDEATDEEKSAPKIYPRGTIAMANAGVDTNGSQFFLNYGDSPLAPNYTYFGKISESGLKVLDEIAASGTKDGKEDGAPAEEIKIESASVS, encoded by the coding sequence TTGAGCGACAACAAGCAACGCCGTCAAGAGGCGATGAAAAACCTGGAAAAGGAAATCAACAGCCGCGACCGTTCTGAGAAGATGAAACCGCTGGGTGTCGTCGTTTCGGCTGCATTAGCCATCGTGTTGATCGTTGTCGGCATCGTTTTCGCTACGAAGTACACCGGAAGCGAAGAGTCTATCGAAGCTTCCGGTGCACCAACACCATCAGAGCTAATGCCCGAACAGAACCTCTCTCCAATCAGCCTTGCCCGCAAGAATCCACTTCCGGAAACCGTGACCTGCGCATACAACGAGGATGGTTCTGAAGCAGCAAAGAAAGTTTCTCTTCCCGCTACAGACAACGTGCCTACTTCCGGCACAGCCAACGTAGCATTGCAGACCAACAAGGGCACCATTGATTTGGAACTGGATCGCGCAGTTTCACCGTGCACGGTGAATGCAATCACTCACTTGGCTGCCGAAGGCTACTATAACGACACTGTTTGCCACCGGTTAACCACCTCCGGGATTAAGGTGCTCCAGTGTGGCGATCCATCGGGATCTGGTGCAGGCGGACCGGGTTTCCAGTTCGCCAATGAGTTCCCTACCGATGAGGCAACCGACGAAGAAAAAAGCGCCCCTAAGATCTATCCACGTGGCACCATCGCGATGGCTAACGCAGGTGTTGATACCAACGGTTCGCAGTTCTTCTTGAACTACGGTGATTCACCACTGGCGCCGAACTACACGTACTTCGGTAAAATTTCCGAATCTGGTCTTAAGGTTCTTGACGAAATCGCCGCAAGCGGCACCAAGGACGGCAAGGAAGATGGCGCCCCAGCCGAAGAAATTAAGATCGAATCTGCTTCTGTGAGTTAA